The following proteins are co-located in the Arctopsyche grandis isolate Sample6627 chromosome 3, ASM5162203v2, whole genome shotgun sequence genome:
- the LOC143909648 gene encoding uncharacterized protein LOC143909648 isoform X1, which yields MECRLCLGPAPAESSVSIFSSTPDPHPERLEQRIRTCCQIQVKRNDGFPDAVCLSCKTNLELLISFRKACFRSNEKSQLRLDDCLKIKTEEVLLEDLIWDDEPSLPTIHRKNSEICLKPFPNKSELVLNKRSHTGENLFKCDICLKSFLQKSTLVRHLRTHTGEKPYKCEICLKSFSNKSDLKKHKKLHTGIKPHKCDICLKSFLRKGTLVTHLRIHTGEKLYKCEICLKSFYEKSYLKKHKQLHAEIKPHKCDICLKSYVSKNGLVSHLRFHTGEKPYKCEICLKSFTDKSTLKQHLKLHAGIKPHKCGICLKSFSKKSNLKQHKNFHAGIKPHKCDICLKSFALKLYLDNHKKVHAGIKQHKCEICLKPFTLKSSLDRHKKLHTGIKPHKCDICLESFAHKYYLQAHKKTHSGLKLYKCDICLQSYVRKNNIVLHLRSHTGEKPYKCEICLKSFSDKSDLKKHKKLHAGINRKKGGL from the exons atggagtgcaggctttgtcttggaccagctccggccgaatcttccgtctccatcttcagCTCCACACcagatcctcatccagagcgtctggagcaacgcattcggacctgctgtcaaattcag gttaaaagaaaCGATGGGTTTCCAGAcgcggtgtgtctttcgtgtaaaaccaatctggaattattgatcagctttcgaaaggcttgttttcgaagcaacgaaaagtctcaactgaggttagatgattgcttgaagatcaagactgaagaagttttattggaagatttaatatgggacgatgagccttcactaccaacaattcaccgaaagaatagtgaaatttgtttaaagccaTTTCCCAATAAATCCGAACTTGTGTTAAACAAAAGATCACATACAGGAGAAAAcctgttcaaatgtgatatttgtttaaaatcatttcttcaAAAAAGTACACTTGTcagacatttaagaactcacacgggggaaaagccttacaagtgtgaaatttgtttaaaatcattttctaataaatctgacctcaagaaacataaaaaattgcatactgggataaaaccacacaaatgtgacatttgtttaaaatcatttcttcgAAAAGGTACACTTGTCACACATTTAAGAattcacacgggggaaaagctttacaagtgtgaaatttgcttaaaatcattttatgaaAAATCTTACCTCAAGAAACATAAACAATTGCATGctgagataaaaccacacaaatgtgacatttgtttaaaatcatatgttagtaaaaatggacttgtgtcacatttgagatttcacacgggggaaaagccttacaagtgtgaaatttgtttaaaatcatttactgataaATCTACCCTCAAGCAACAtttaaaattgcatgctgggataaaaccacacaaatgtggcatttgtttaaaatcattttctaaaaAATCCAACCTCAAGCAACATAAAAACtttcatgctgggataaaaccacacaaatgtgacatttgtttaaaatcatttgctctcAAATTATACCTCGACAATCATAAAAAagtgcatgctgggataaaacaacacaaatgtgaaatttgtctaaaaccaTTTACTCTAAAATCTAGTCTCgacagacataaaaaattgcatactgggataaaaccacacaaatgtgacatttgtttagaGTCATTTGCTCACAAATATTACCTCCAGGCACATAAAAAAACGCATTCTGGATTAAAactatacaaatgtgacatttgtttacaatcatatgttcgtaaaaataatattgtgttacatttgagatctcacacgggggaaaagccttacaagtgtgaaatttgtttaaaatcattttctgataAATCTGACctcaagaaacataaaaaattgcatgctgggataaataggaaaaaaggaggtttgtaa
- the LOC143909648 gene encoding uncharacterized protein LOC143909648 isoform X2, with protein MECRLCLGPAPAESSVSIFSSTPDPHPERLEQRIRTCCQIQVKRNDGFPDAVCLSCKTNLELLISFRKACFRSNEKSQLRLDDCLKIKTEEVLLEDLIWDDEPSLPTIHRKNSEICLKPFPNKSELVLNKRSHTGENLFKCDICLKSFLQKSTLVTHLRIHTGEKLYKCEICLKSFYEKSYLKKHKQLHAEIKPHKCDICLKSYVSKNGLVSHLRFHTGEKPYKCEICLKSFTDKSTLKQHLKLHAGIKPHKCGICLKSFSKKSNLKQHKNFHAGIKPHKCDICLKSFALKLYLDNHKKVHAGIKQHKCEICLKPFTLKSSLDRHKKLHTGIKPHKCDICLESFAHKYYLQAHKKTHSGLKLYKCDICLQSYVRKNNIVLHLRSHTGEKPYKCEICLKSFSDKSDLKKHKKLHAGINRKKGGL; from the exons atggagtgcaggctttgtcttggaccagctccggccgaatcttccgtctccatcttcagCTCCACACcagatcctcatccagagcgtctggagcaacgcattcggacctgctgtcaaattcag gttaaaagaaaCGATGGGTTTCCAGAcgcggtgtgtctttcgtgtaaaaccaatctggaattattgatcagctttcgaaaggcttgttttcgaagcaacgaaaagtctcaactgaggttagatgattgcttgaagatcaagactgaagaagttttattggaagatttaatatgggacgatgagccttcactaccaacaattcaccgaaagaatagtgaaatttgtttaaagccaTTTCCCAATAAATCCGAACTTGTGTTAAACAAAAGATCACATACAGGAGAAAAcctgttcaaatgtgatatttgtttaaaatcatttcttcaAAAAA GTACACTTGTCACACATTTAAGAattcacacgggggaaaagctttacaagtgtgaaatttgcttaaaatcattttatgaaAAATCTTACCTCAAGAAACATAAACAATTGCATGctgagataaaaccacacaaatgtgacatttgtttaaaatcatatgttagtaaaaatggacttgtgtcacatttgagatttcacacgggggaaaagccttacaagtgtgaaatttgtttaaaatcatttactgataaATCTACCCTCAAGCAACAtttaaaattgcatgctgggataaaaccacacaaatgtggcatttgtttaaaatcattttctaaaaAATCCAACCTCAAGCAACATAAAAACtttcatgctgggataaaaccacacaaatgtgacatttgtttaaaatcatttgctctcAAATTATACCTCGACAATCATAAAAAagtgcatgctgggataaaacaacacaaatgtgaaatttgtctaaaaccaTTTACTCTAAAATCTAGTCTCgacagacataaaaaattgcatactgggataaaaccacacaaatgtgacatttgtttagaGTCATTTGCTCACAAATATTACCTCCAGGCACATAAAAAAACGCATTCTGGATTAAAactatacaaatgtgacatttgtttacaatcatatgttcgtaaaaataatattgtgttacatttgagatctcacacgggggaaaagccttacaagtgtgaaatttgtttaaaatcattttctgataAATCTGACctcaagaaacataaaaaattgcatgctgggataaataggaaaaaaggaggtttgtaa